A genomic region of Leptospira mtsangambouensis contains the following coding sequences:
- a CDS encoding D-sedoheptulose 7-phosphate isomerase produces the protein MDHKSLIQTQIEDSIAVKQSLLPVLLPSVEAAGKLLTESLRQNGLLYFCGNGGSSCDASHIAAELVVRYKSGNERKAIPALALNSDQAVLTACSNDYGYEYVFQRQVQAFGKPSDVFVGLTTSGNSQNIILAVEEAKKIGMKVVLFLGGDGGKLKGKADVEIIVPSKVTARIQECHILIGHILCSIIEKELFGLD, from the coding sequence ATGGATCATAAATCGCTCATCCAAACACAAATCGAAGATTCAATTGCAGTAAAACAAAGTTTATTGCCGGTACTTTTGCCGTCCGTTGAAGCTGCGGGAAAACTTCTGACAGAATCACTGAGACAAAATGGATTATTGTATTTTTGTGGAAATGGCGGATCAAGTTGTGATGCCTCTCATATTGCCGCAGAACTTGTGGTTCGTTATAAGTCAGGCAATGAAAGAAAAGCCATTCCCGCATTAGCTTTAAATAGTGACCAAGCAGTTCTTACCGCTTGTTCGAATGATTATGGTTATGAATATGTTTTCCAAAGGCAAGTCCAAGCATTTGGAAAACCGTCAGATGTATTTGTAGGACTCACCACTTCTGGAAATTCGCAAAACATCATTTTGGCGGTAGAGGAAGCAAAAAAAATTGGTATGAAGGTTGTTCTATTTTTAGGTGGCGATGGTGGAAAACTAAAAGGAAAGGCCGATGTAGAAATCATTGTCCCATCTAAGGTTACTGCTCGAATCCAAGAATGCCATATTCTGATTGGCCATATCCTTTGTAGTATCATAGAAAAGGAACTCTTTGGACTCGACTGA
- a CDS encoding ATP-binding cassette domain-containing protein — MDSTEFPAVQIKNATITTKDGKKIWNGISLEIPKGIVYGVIGESGSGKSTLGFSLFGMVPEGCQLTYQTFSVLGDDVSHLNLGSKLFMVPQNPNWAFHPFRTIEAQIKDFFKLSKLTAIHFESLFQIWDRLSIPRNHWKKYAKTLSGGEKQRILLSLAFLRTPEILVLDEPTTGLDAFSEKIVLETVQNLAKMGMTVVFITHELRIVESLTSQVTIMKQGEVVETIPVFNHNLEPKTEYGKQLKEASLLFQ; from the coding sequence TTGGACTCGACTGAATTTCCTGCTGTCCAAATCAAAAATGCCACCATTACCACTAAGGATGGGAAAAAGATTTGGAATGGAATTTCTTTGGAAATTCCCAAAGGCATTGTCTATGGAGTGATTGGCGAGTCGGGGTCAGGAAAATCAACATTAGGATTTTCGCTTTTTGGTATGGTTCCGGAAGGTTGCCAGTTGACATATCAAACATTTTCTGTGTTAGGTGACGATGTAAGTCATCTTAATTTGGGTTCTAAGTTGTTTATGGTGCCGCAAAATCCTAATTGGGCCTTTCATCCTTTCCGAACCATTGAAGCACAAATCAAAGATTTTTTTAAATTATCAAAATTGACTGCGATCCATTTCGAATCGTTGTTTCAAATTTGGGATCGTTTGTCCATTCCCAGAAATCACTGGAAAAAATATGCAAAGACTTTATCTGGAGGAGAGAAACAAAGGATTCTCCTTTCCCTTGCTTTTTTACGTACGCCAGAGATTCTCGTTTTAGATGAGCCAACCACGGGTCTCGATGCTTTTTCCGAAAAAATTGTTCTAGAAACTGTCCAAAACCTTGCAAAAATGGGGATGACAGTTGTTTTTATTACACATGAGCTTCGGATCGTCGAAAGTCTGACCTCTCAAGTTACGATAATGAAACAAGGGGAAGTTGTTGAAACCATTCCGGTTTTTAACCACAACTTGGAGCCAAAAACAGAATATGGAAAACAACTTAAGGAAGCATCTTTACTCTTTCAGTAA
- a CDS encoding FHA domain-containing protein, giving the protein MENNLRKHLYSFSNWFFLSILFPVVLTANPGFKLRSIDVRSYPEVKIRFHSNGILDPNGFVLSEQLESNRRFTESFRFEKTDSKNPIHLYLSIPSYTDAEDRRWIIQLANQLVKISEQSGGSTQLQIQSDTNKHSFERIRSNVLDISFPFPKEPAPVYPIRNWENFLESIKGNQSSEDHILVFVSFASEWQDRFEIPELAKRIREKNLQLIVLAPSSLEATKLASYANGKHYSITKSDSYADLFSYLRGLGQPDFELVYESPWKLSQWKTNLVFGNLVSVDQGIRFEFQYELSLFRSLYLKLSDPLFFFPVSLFLIFLCLAALYYLRGFEETNQKENQNAPPAHNSLVPEFSERKEELQVYDRMYGETLERAARDREIAVAIAEKETLPGTAYSYAVLMRREGNQNTDQFQLQFDEVTIGSWESNHLVISDPTVAGLHAKIKNRKGKYILFDCVSETGVYLNGKKLLRPKVLHNLDEIQIGKTILSFRGR; this is encoded by the coding sequence ATGGAAAACAACTTAAGGAAGCATCTTTACTCTTTCAGTAATTGGTTTTTCCTCTCTATTCTTTTTCCAGTAGTTCTAACTGCGAACCCTGGGTTCAAACTCCGATCGATCGACGTTCGCTCCTATCCAGAAGTAAAAATTCGATTCCATTCCAATGGAATTTTGGATCCAAATGGATTCGTTCTTTCTGAACAATTGGAATCAAATAGAAGGTTTACTGAATCCTTTCGCTTCGAAAAGACAGATTCAAAAAATCCCATTCACTTATACCTTTCCATTCCCAGTTACACGGATGCAGAGGACAGACGTTGGATCATCCAATTGGCAAACCAATTGGTAAAAATTTCGGAACAAAGTGGTGGTTCTACTCAGTTACAAATTCAGTCTGATACAAATAAACATTCCTTCGAAAGAATTCGTTCAAATGTTTTAGATATATCTTTTCCTTTTCCGAAAGAACCTGCTCCCGTTTATCCCATTCGGAACTGGGAAAATTTTTTAGAATCGATAAAGGGAAACCAATCTTCCGAAGATCATATTCTTGTTTTTGTCAGTTTTGCTTCGGAATGGCAAGATCGTTTTGAAATTCCAGAACTTGCTAAACGCATCCGTGAAAAAAATTTGCAACTCATCGTCCTTGCTCCCAGTTCATTGGAGGCAACCAAACTTGCAAGTTATGCGAATGGAAAACATTATTCAATTACTAAATCGGACAGTTATGCGGATCTTTTTTCTTATTTGAGAGGTTTGGGGCAACCGGATTTTGAATTGGTATATGAATCACCTTGGAAACTTTCTCAATGGAAGACAAATTTAGTTTTTGGTAATTTGGTTTCTGTTGACCAAGGCATTCGATTCGAATTTCAGTATGAACTTTCGTTGTTTCGCTCTTTGTATCTAAAACTTTCTGACCCTTTATTCTTTTTTCCCGTTAGTTTATTTCTCATTTTCCTTTGTTTGGCGGCTTTATATTATTTACGAGGGTTTGAAGAAACAAATCAGAAAGAGAACCAAAATGCACCTCCTGCGCACAATTCTCTTGTTCCTGAATTTTCTGAACGCAAAGAAGAACTACAAGTATATGATCGGATGTATGGGGAAACTTTGGAAAGGGCAGCTCGTGACAGAGAAATTGCCGTTGCCATTGCAGAGAAAGAAACACTTCCAGGAACTGCGTACTCTTATGCTGTTTTGATGCGAAGGGAAGGAAATCAAAATACAGATCAATTCCAACTTCAGTTTGATGAAGTGACCATTGGAAGTTGGGAATCCAATCATTTGGTAATTTCAGATCCCACCGTAGCAGGGCTTCATGCAAAAATAAAAAATAGGAAGGGGAAGTATATATTGTTTGATTGTGTATCGGAGACCGGTGTATACTTGAACGGTAAGAAGTTACTTCGTCCCAAAGTTCTCCATAATTTGGACGAAATCCAAATTGGAAAAACAATCCTGTCATTTCGAGGAAGGTGA
- the leuC gene encoding 3-isopropylmalate dehydratase large subunit, whose amino-acid sequence MKTMFEKIWNDHLVHEEDGTCLIYIDRHLVHEVTSPQAFESLKLTNRKVRRPDATFATMDHNVSTRTRDWKSVDPISVLQMQTLMDNCKENGITLFDINHPDNGIVHVVAPELGLTHPGMTIVCGDSHTATHGAFGALAFGIGTSEVEHVLATQTLVQKKPKTLEIRVDGKLSPLVSAKDIVLATIDKIGTDGATGYVIEFTGDAIRSLSMEGRMTICNMAIEAGARAGLISPDDTTINYIKGRDFAPKGDSFDIAAAKWRAYATDAGAKFDKTVVLNANEIAPMVSWGTSPGQVIPVTATVPAPTDFNDPIQKKSAESALAYMDLKPGQKLSDVKVNKVFIGSCTNSRIEDLRVVAETVKGKKVNKEVEAIIVPGSGRVKRQAEQEGLDKIFLEAGFQWRNPGCSMCLAMNDDVLSPGDRCASTSNRNFEGRQGKGGRTHLVGPAMAAAVAVEGHFVDIREWK is encoded by the coding sequence ATGAAAACCATGTTTGAGAAGATTTGGAATGACCATTTGGTCCACGAGGAAGATGGAACCTGTCTTATTTATATTGATAGACACCTTGTCCATGAGGTGACAAGCCCGCAGGCTTTTGAAAGTTTAAAATTAACCAACAGAAAAGTGCGAAGGCCAGATGCGACTTTTGCCACTATGGATCACAACGTTTCCACACGAACACGTGATTGGAAATCAGTGGATCCAATCTCAGTCCTTCAAATGCAAACACTGATGGACAACTGCAAAGAAAACGGAATTACATTATTTGATATCAATCACCCTGACAACGGAATTGTCCATGTGGTGGCTCCGGAATTAGGTCTGACTCATCCAGGAATGACCATTGTTTGTGGAGATTCGCATACCGCCACACATGGTGCTTTTGGTGCCCTTGCTTTTGGGATTGGAACTTCCGAAGTAGAACATGTTTTGGCCACACAGACTCTCGTTCAAAAGAAACCAAAAACTTTAGAGATTCGAGTGGATGGAAAACTCTCTCCTCTTGTTTCTGCCAAAGACATAGTTCTTGCGACCATCGATAAAATCGGAACGGATGGGGCGACGGGTTACGTGATTGAGTTTACTGGCGATGCGATTCGTTCCCTTAGTATGGAAGGCCGTATGACCATTTGTAATATGGCAATTGAAGCAGGAGCTCGTGCGGGACTCATTTCTCCTGATGATACGACTATCAACTATATCAAAGGAAGAGACTTTGCTCCTAAAGGAGATTCTTTTGATATAGCAGCTGCTAAGTGGAGAGCTTATGCAACGGATGCTGGTGCCAAGTTTGATAAAACTGTAGTTTTAAATGCGAATGAAATTGCACCTATGGTTTCTTGGGGAACATCTCCTGGCCAAGTGATTCCTGTGACTGCAACGGTTCCTGCGCCCACAGACTTTAATGATCCAATTCAGAAAAAATCAGCAGAATCCGCTCTTGCTTATATGGATTTAAAACCCGGCCAAAAATTATCTGATGTTAAAGTGAATAAGGTTTTTATTGGTTCCTGCACCAACTCTAGAATCGAAGACCTACGTGTTGTTGCTGAAACTGTCAAAGGGAAAAAAGTAAACAAAGAAGTGGAAGCCATCATTGTTCCTGGATCTGGACGTGTGAAACGACAGGCAGAACAAGAAGGTCTTGATAAAATCTTTTTAGAAGCTGGTTTTCAATGGCGTAACCCTGGTTGTTCCATGTGCCTTGCGATGAACGATGACGTTCTTTCGCCTGGTGACCGTTGTGCTTCTACTTCTAACAGAAATTTTGAAGGAAGACAAGGAAAAGGCGGACGAACACATTTGGTTGGTCCTGCAATGGCAGCAGCTGTGGCAGTGGAAGGACATTTCGTAGACATTCGGGAGTGGAAATAA
- the leuD gene encoding 3-isopropylmalate dehydratase small subunit, translated as MKAFTKLKGIAALLDKANVDTDQIIPKQFLRKIERSGFGQHLFHDWRFLDDAGKKPNPEFVLNAERYKGANILVTRDNFGCGSSREHAPWALEDYGFRSIISPSYADIFYNNCFKNGMLPIVLSESQVEEIFQTIDKKPGANLEIDLENQVVVTEEGKKYPFEVDAFRKHCLLNGLDDIGLTLQKADFIQKFEEKNQKEVPWLYAKTV; from the coding sequence ATGAAAGCATTTACAAAGTTAAAAGGAATCGCTGCCCTTTTGGATAAGGCAAACGTAGACACAGACCAAATCATTCCGAAACAATTCCTTCGTAAAATTGAAAGATCAGGGTTTGGGCAACATCTATTCCATGACTGGAGATTTTTAGATGACGCCGGAAAAAAACCAAATCCGGAATTTGTTCTGAATGCTGAAAGATACAAAGGTGCCAATATCCTTGTGACGAGAGATAACTTTGGTTGCGGGTCTTCCCGAGAACATGCTCCTTGGGCTTTAGAAGACTATGGATTCCGTTCGATCATCTCACCATCTTATGCAGATATTTTTTACAATAACTGTTTTAAAAATGGAATGTTGCCCATTGTTTTATCTGAAAGCCAAGTCGAAGAGATCTTCCAAACAATAGATAAAAAACCAGGTGCGAACTTAGAAATTGATTTAGAAAACCAAGTGGTGGTGACGGAAGAGGGAAAAAAATACCCATTTGAAGTCGATGCATTCCGTAAACATTGCCTACTCAACGGACTTGATGATATCGGACTCACTCTCCAAAAGGCAGATTTTATTCAAAAATTTGAGGAAAAGAACCAAAAAGAAGTTCCCTGGTTGTATGCAAAAACCGTATAA
- a CDS encoding FKBP-type peptidyl-prolyl cis-trans isomerase has protein sequence MKRFSILLGFLFLTGSVLADELLIQDTKQGLGREAIRGTTVVVHYTGKLTNGKVFDSSVDRGEPFSFQLGQGQVIQGWERGIVGMKEGGKRKLTIPPQYGYGARAIGPIPANSTLIFDVELIKVK, from the coding sequence ATGAAACGGTTTTCAATTTTACTAGGATTTTTATTTCTAACGGGTAGTGTTTTGGCAGATGAGCTTCTCATTCAAGACACCAAACAAGGGTTAGGGAGAGAGGCAATTCGCGGAACAACTGTGGTTGTTCATTACACAGGAAAGTTAACGAACGGAAAAGTTTTTGATTCTTCTGTGGATCGTGGTGAACCTTTTAGTTTCCAGCTTGGCCAAGGACAAGTCATCCAAGGTTGGGAACGTGGTATTGTGGGAATGAAAGAAGGTGGAAAACGTAAACTCACCATCCCTCCACAATATGGGTATGGTGCTCGTGCTATCGGTCCGATTCCTGCGAATTCCACTTTGATTTTTGATGTAGAGCTGATTAAAGTAAAATAA
- a CDS encoding PLP-dependent cysteine synthase family protein, which translates to MIDPISKGIDDLGNSLLQALNNVQGIFGKELSVAKPIHDNILQLIGNTPLIRLNRIGSEYSGVQFYLKAEFLNPTGSAKDRTAIAMYIDAERRGKLKKGMSVVLVGAGSSSISFTWIGKVKGYPVYCLVPLHTAPERIQLLRSYGAEVTVTGEGDLSRLYDLAEEKVKKLGGWIPDEASNPANPNFHFKTTGPEIWRDLQGKVGAVISAPGSGGAITGIGRYLKSQDRRVKVIIAGKQNSPFMEYGKTDNPKERERIQLPAVYDPKLIDHYFHVTQDEALHLQADLYEKEGIFAGLTTGTVITGALRFSESLSESEKNEKNPYNIVILSPDRD; encoded by the coding sequence ATGATAGATCCAATTTCCAAAGGCATCGATGACCTAGGCAATAGCCTTTTGCAGGCACTGAATAACGTACAAGGTATCTTTGGAAAGGAACTTTCCGTTGCCAAACCCATTCATGATAATATCCTCCAGCTGATTGGTAACACTCCTCTCATTCGGTTGAATCGAATTGGATCAGAATATTCTGGAGTTCAGTTTTACCTAAAAGCCGAATTTTTAAATCCAACGGGTTCTGCCAAAGATCGTACTGCCATTGCGATGTACATTGATGCGGAAAGAAGAGGAAAACTAAAAAAGGGGATGAGCGTGGTTCTTGTTGGTGCTGGTTCTTCCTCCATTAGTTTCACTTGGATTGGCAAGGTAAAAGGGTATCCGGTGTATTGTTTGGTTCCCCTTCATACGGCACCAGAACGAATCCAACTACTCCGAAGTTATGGGGCAGAAGTGACAGTCACCGGCGAAGGAGACTTGAGTCGTTTGTATGACCTAGCGGAAGAAAAGGTCAAAAAACTAGGTGGATGGATTCCTGATGAAGCATCCAATCCAGCAAATCCTAATTTTCATTTCAAAACCACTGGGCCAGAAATTTGGCGCGACTTACAAGGGAAAGTGGGGGCGGTGATTTCTGCTCCTGGGTCTGGCGGGGCCATTACAGGAATCGGTAGGTATTTAAAATCCCAAGACCGCCGTGTTAAGGTCATCATTGCGGGAAAACAAAATTCGCCGTTTATGGAATATGGCAAAACAGATAATCCAAAAGAAAGGGAAAGAATCCAACTTCCTGCTGTTTATGATCCCAAACTCATCGATCACTACTTTCATGTCACCCAAGACGAGGCCCTACATTTGCAAGCCGACCTTTACGAAAAAGAAGGAATCTTTGCAGGACTCACAACTGGAACCGTGATCACAGGTGCTCTTAGGTTTTCGGAGTCTCTTTCTGAATCAGAAAAGAATGAAAAAAATCCTTATAACATAGTGATACTTTCTCCGGATAGAGATTAA
- a CDS encoding cyclic nucleotide-binding and patatin-like phospholipase domain-containing protein produces MKDLEGKIHLVSSLPLFRGLSRKEKVWVAESVHIVEAEREETLFTAGDSDRSLFLILSGGIKLFLPKKGEGKREEEVQYLKKGEYFGIQSLLTGEKHNHTAVTVSESRFLVLSQSGFQKLIQKIPYLSITFSKMLTKSLRSELLGGREYFRNSVVCLVHSDPIAKERIAKELVKTIEAESGKKSVVLHFQQNGQADNPYVKSYKFKDSDSIKETLGKHYASHSFIFLEVFPETDEELKRLLIDEADHIENFVSLDKKINLCDSITKESKENEILYHETNIKDILDHGKWEIFIRRKARELSGVEMGVALGGGAALGLAQVGIMKVLEEEGIIPDMIAGTSIGAIIGAFFASGLGYKGILPLLGEIDSIFKMFKLVDLSFPGQGLLHGKHVRNLLEKYLGDLYFEDLPIKLRLISCDISTRQEIVLSEGKVLDAVMSSISIPGVFVPQPQENGKTYVDGGIVNPLPVSALTHEGVQKIIAINSMPSSKDEMKTNKLLNLNVLDIIVNSLYSLQYRIGKYSAQEADVYLNPILPNSNWFEFWRSAEFIQLGETVAKSSLEEIKQLFSEKT; encoded by the coding sequence ATGAAAGATTTAGAAGGAAAAATTCACCTAGTTTCTAGTCTCCCCCTGTTCCGTGGCCTTTCACGAAAAGAAAAGGTTTGGGTGGCAGAATCCGTTCATATCGTTGAGGCAGAAAGAGAAGAGACCCTTTTTACGGCAGGGGATTCCGATCGAAGTTTATTCTTGATTCTTTCGGGAGGGATCAAACTATTTCTCCCTAAAAAAGGTGAAGGGAAAAGAGAGGAAGAAGTCCAATACCTCAAAAAAGGAGAGTATTTTGGAATCCAATCCCTACTGACTGGCGAAAAGCACAACCATACAGCCGTTACTGTTAGTGAATCCAGATTTCTTGTTCTTTCCCAATCAGGTTTCCAAAAGTTAATCCAAAAAATCCCCTATCTTTCGATTACATTTTCAAAAATGTTAACAAAATCGTTACGAAGTGAACTTCTTGGGGGAAGAGAATACTTTCGTAACTCAGTGGTTTGTCTCGTTCATTCTGATCCAATTGCCAAGGAACGAATCGCAAAAGAACTCGTAAAAACCATTGAAGCAGAATCTGGAAAAAAATCGGTTGTCCTCCATTTCCAACAAAATGGCCAAGCAGACAACCCTTATGTAAAATCATATAAATTTAAGGATTCAGATTCAATCAAAGAAACACTTGGAAAACATTATGCGAGCCATTCCTTTATCTTTTTAGAAGTTTTTCCAGAAACAGATGAAGAGCTAAAACGTCTGTTAATTGATGAAGCAGACCATATTGAAAACTTTGTATCTTTGGATAAAAAAATAAACCTCTGTGATTCCATTACAAAAGAATCAAAAGAAAACGAAATCCTTTACCATGAAACAAATATCAAAGACATTCTCGACCATGGGAAATGGGAAATTTTTATCCGTAGAAAAGCAAGAGAACTATCCGGTGTAGAAATGGGAGTGGCCCTTGGTGGAGGTGCTGCCTTGGGTCTTGCACAAGTGGGAATCATGAAAGTGTTGGAGGAAGAAGGGATCATTCCAGATATGATAGCAGGAACCAGTATTGGTGCGATCATTGGAGCTTTCTTTGCCAGTGGCCTTGGTTACAAAGGTATCTTACCACTGCTAGGTGAGATTGATAGTATTTTCAAAATGTTCAAATTGGTAGATTTGTCTTTTCCGGGCCAAGGGCTTCTTCACGGAAAACACGTTCGAAACCTTCTTGAAAAATATTTAGGGGATCTTTATTTCGAAGACTTACCCATCAAACTCAGACTCATCAGTTGCGATATTTCCACACGCCAAGAAATTGTTCTTTCCGAAGGTAAAGTTTTGGATGCAGTGATGTCGAGTATTTCGATCCCTGGGGTATTTGTACCCCAACCCCAAGAAAATGGAAAAACCTATGTGGATGGAGGGATCGTCAACCCACTTCCAGTTTCTGCCTTAACCCATGAAGGAGTTCAGAAGATCATAGCAATCAATTCCATGCCTAGTTCAAAAGATGAAATGAAAACAAACAAACTTTTGAATTTGAATGTATTGGATATCATCGTCAATAGTTTGTATTCTTTGCAATACCGTATTGGAAAGTATAGTGCTCAGGAAGCTGATGTGTATCTCAACCCAATTTTACCCAATTCCAATTGGTTTGAATTCTGGCGAAGTGCAGAGTTTATCCAACTAGGGGAAACTGTTGCAAAAAGTTCCCTAGAGGAAATCAAACAGTTGTTTAGCGAAAAAACTTAA
- the recN gene encoding DNA repair protein RecN, which produces MITHLKIKDFALFESLELSLADGLSVFTGESGAGKSLIFDALASLFGGRCSTANIRQGKDRYSLQAVLSLTGQNLAKDYLMEQGFRYTGDEIVITKELMKDGKARVKIGESLASTTHLRELGKTMAEIHSQNEQLFLLEKSNQLEFLDRFGNLESLKFKFKSALQQYRHWKQKLTDFEETRRSMIKRKEILEYEIEEIESISPKEGEDESLTTEESLLANGEKLAENYRLVLEELTEKENSILKVFPTLIHAIQKISILIPEKKEMLEEWEEVYDRLKSLKSVIREEEEELFFSPERLDMVQSRLQDIKKLKKKYNVSLAEINLLLEEKKAELERWNEQAGDEDFLRIKKDQCLAEMKELGFQLSKLRRNVISQFEEEVQKEMVDLGLEGGKLQVVLRWEENPDGEVEEGSKSYFLSESGLDQIEFYFSANPGEKPRPLRKVASGGELSRVMLALRSVLGKQAPSPQMLVLDEIDTGLGGEAAEAMAVKLKKLARNSQILLITHTQQVAASGDHQIKIEKRQEGGRTVSSASVLDFEERKRELARMIGGKQVTSAVLKAATDLLMKKAG; this is translated from the coding sequence ATGATTACACATTTGAAAATTAAAGATTTTGCCCTCTTCGAATCCCTGGAACTTTCTCTTGCGGATGGTCTTTCTGTCTTCACTGGAGAATCTGGTGCCGGAAAATCATTAATTTTCGATGCATTGGCTTCTTTGTTTGGTGGCCGCTGTTCTACTGCCAATATCCGGCAAGGAAAGGACAGGTATTCTTTGCAGGCCGTTCTTTCTTTGACCGGACAGAACTTAGCAAAAGACTATTTGATGGAGCAAGGTTTCCGTTATACGGGAGATGAGATCGTCATCACAAAGGAACTCATGAAGGATGGAAAAGCACGAGTAAAAATCGGAGAGAGCCTCGCATCCACTACTCATTTACGAGAACTAGGAAAAACCATGGCAGAGATTCATTCCCAAAATGAACAACTCTTCTTATTGGAAAAATCAAACCAATTGGAGTTTCTTGATCGTTTTGGTAATTTGGAATCTCTTAAATTCAAATTTAAATCTGCATTACAACAATATCGCCACTGGAAACAAAAACTGACTGATTTCGAAGAAACAAGACGTTCCATGATCAAACGAAAAGAAATATTGGAATACGAAATCGAAGAGATTGAATCCATTTCTCCCAAAGAAGGTGAGGATGAAAGTTTGACAACTGAAGAATCTCTGTTGGCAAATGGTGAAAAACTTGCAGAAAACTACCGTTTGGTGTTAGAGGAATTGACTGAAAAGGAAAATTCGATTTTAAAAGTATTTCCAACTCTCATTCATGCCATTCAAAAAATTTCCATCTTAATTCCTGAAAAAAAGGAAATGTTAGAAGAATGGGAAGAGGTTTATGACAGATTAAAATCTCTTAAGTCTGTCATTCGTGAGGAAGAAGAAGAGTTATTTTTTAGTCCTGAAAGATTGGATATGGTGCAGTCCAGACTCCAAGATATTAAAAAATTGAAGAAAAAATACAATGTGAGTTTGGCCGAAATCAATCTTCTTTTAGAAGAAAAAAAAGCAGAACTCGAACGTTGGAATGAACAAGCGGGAGATGAGGATTTTTTACGAATCAAAAAGGACCAGTGCTTAGCTGAGATGAAGGAACTTGGTTTTCAATTGTCGAAGTTACGTCGTAATGTCATCTCTCAGTTTGAAGAGGAAGTCCAAAAGGAAATGGTGGATTTAGGACTGGAAGGTGGAAAACTCCAAGTAGTCCTTCGTTGGGAAGAAAATCCTGATGGGGAAGTGGAAGAGGGTTCCAAGTCTTATTTCCTTTCTGAGTCAGGCCTTGACCAAATTGAGTTCTACTTTAGCGCCAATCCTGGAGAAAAACCAAGACCTCTCCGAAAAGTGGCTTCGGGGGGAGAATTGTCTCGGGTGATGCTTGCCCTTCGCAGTGTTCTCGGAAAACAGGCACCTTCTCCCCAGATGTTGGTTCTTGACGAGATCGACACAGGACTTGGTGGGGAAGCAGCGGAAGCAATGGCGGTAAAGCTTAAAAAACTAGCAAGGAACTCACAAATTCTTCTGATTACGCATACACAACAGGTTGCCGCTTCAGGGGACCACCAAATCAAGATCGAAAAACGTCAAGAAGGTGGTCGGACGGTCTCTTCTGCTTCCGTTTTGGACTTTGAAGAACGAAAACGAGAATTGGCTCGCATGATCGGTGGCAAACAAGTGACATCGGCAGTGCTAAAAGCGGCTACAGATCTTTTGATGAAAAAAGCAGGTTAG
- a CDS encoding MotA/TolQ/ExbB proton channel family protein has translation MFFPFAKSDSIISSVPPQTIPILIIFVSIVGFTIIVERLVYYWRLKAIPQDHFRRVRELAREQKWDEAKDVLGQDVQSPAAVLLRMAFDLKRRGVEFWEEDIRQEGFRQIYLMERYLTGLGTIATIAPLLGVLGTVIGIVRSFAEGAGTQGAEVGISEALITTAMGLGIAIPAYIFYNLFSRMKEERITEMENVTDLVLPHLNKR, from the coding sequence ATGTTTTTTCCTTTCGCTAAATCAGATTCAATCATTTCCTCGGTTCCACCACAAACCATTCCCATTTTAATCATCTTTGTTTCAATTGTTGGTTTCACTATCATCGTGGAACGACTTGTTTACTACTGGAGATTAAAAGCGATCCCTCAAGACCATTTCCGCCGTGTTCGGGAATTGGCTCGTGAACAAAAATGGGATGAAGCAAAGGATGTTTTGGGCCAAGACGTTCAATCTCCGGCAGCTGTACTTTTGCGTATGGCATTTGATCTGAAACGTCGAGGTGTAGAGTTCTGGGAAGAGGACATCCGCCAAGAAGGTTTCCGCCAAATTTATTTGATGGAACGGTATTTAACAGGTCTTGGAACCATTGCGACCATTGCTCCATTACTAGGAGTTCTTGGAACGGTCATTGGAATTGTTCGTTCCTTTGCGGAAGGAGCAGGAACCCAAGGTGCGGAAGTTGGTATTTCCGAAGCTTTGATTACAACTGCGATGGGACTTGGGATTGCGATTCCTGCATACATTTTTTACAATCTTTTCTCTCGAATGAAAGAGGAAAGAATCACAGAAATGGAAAACGTAACTGATTTGGTGTTACCTCACCTAAACAAACGATAA